One genomic segment of Calditrichota bacterium includes these proteins:
- a CDS encoding RidA family protein codes for MTLSDQTIDSSRAPEPVGAYPHARRVGNLLFLSGIGPRKRGFRDIPGVTLDSEGRIVAYDIEAQCRSTFDNVRMVLEAAGAGWEDLVDVTVFLTNMKADFATFNRIYAEYFEAVRPTRTTVEVGALPTPIAVELKCIAVVKDR; via the coding sequence TTGACCTTGTCTGACCAGACCATCGATTCCTCCCGCGCTCCCGAGCCGGTCGGAGCCTATCCCCATGCCCGCCGGGTCGGCAATCTGCTCTTTCTCTCCGGTATCGGACCGCGAAAGCGCGGCTTTAGGGATATCCCCGGCGTTACGCTTGATAGCGAAGGGCGGATCGTCGCCTATGACATCGAAGCGCAATGTCGTTCGACCTTCGACAACGTGCGCATGGTACTCGAAGCCGCCGGCGCCGGGTGGGAAGACCTTGTCGATGTAACGGTCTTTCTGACCAATATGAAAGCCGACTTTGCGACCTTCAACCGCATTTATGCCGAGTATTTCGAGGCGGTCAGGCCAACCCGGACGACGGTCGAGGTTGGAGCCTTGCCAACACCCATTGCTGTCGAATTGAAGTGCATTGCGGTGGTGAAAGACCGATGA
- a CDS encoding 3-hydroxyanthranilate 3,4-dioxygenase has translation MPFHAINFRRWIDEHRHLLKPPVGNQTVYTGTENFIVMVVGGPNARSDYHYNETEEFFYQIEGDIVLKLIEDGKPVEVPLREGDIFLLPPKIPHSPQRPAGTVGLVMEVKRSPGMKDGIIWFCDHCQAKVYEEVFEMTDIVGQLKGIMERFYASEKLRTCKACGRVQPIPGR, from the coding sequence ATGCCCTTTCACGCTATAAACTTCCGTCGGTGGATCGACGAGCACCGGCACCTTCTGAAGCCGCCGGTTGGGAACCAGACGGTCTATACCGGCACCGAGAACTTCATTGTGATGGTGGTCGGCGGGCCCAACGCCCGCAGCGACTATCATTACAATGAGACTGAGGAGTTCTTTTACCAGATCGAAGGCGACATCGTCCTGAAGTTGATCGAGGACGGCAAGCCGGTCGAAGTGCCGCTCCGCGAAGGCGACATCTTCCTCCTGCCGCCCAAGATCCCTCATTCACCGCAGCGTCCGGCGGGGACGGTGGGACTGGTGATGGAGGTGAAACGTTCGCCAGGTATGAAGGACGGCATCATCTGGTTTTGCGACCACTGTCAGGCAAAGGTCTATGAAGAGGTATTCGAGATGACCGACATCGTCGGGCAATTGAAAGGGATCATGGAGCGGTTCTACGCTTCGGAGAAACTGCGCACCTGTAAAGCCTGCGGCCGTGTCCAGCCGATACCGGGTCGTTAG
- a CDS encoding amidohydrolase: MASSQPFTADIHTHILPADLPDIGVRHGLEGFIRLEHSGPGCARMMQGSRVFRELKANSWDPEVRIAECDRAGVDLQVLSTIPVLFSYGAPALAALDLARHLNDHLASVVARYPDRFVGLGTVPLQEPDLAIAEMERCIRDLGLVGIEIGSHVNGWNLSAPELFPFFAAAERLSAALFVHPWDMMGRERMPDYWLPWLVGMPAEASLAICSLIFGGVLERLPRLRVAVAHGGGAFPFTFGRIERGWAVRPDLVAVDNPRSPRDYLDRLYFDTLVHDSRALEYLIAFAGVEHLALGSDYPFPLGESEPGALIRSLESLPDADKARLLGGTAREWLNIDSDATDHRRSLTS; this comes from the coding sequence GTGGCATCGTCCCAGCCCTTCACCGCCGACATCCATACCCATATCCTGCCTGCCGACCTCCCCGACATAGGAGTCAGGCATGGTCTGGAAGGATTCATCCGACTTGAACATAGCGGCCCCGGCTGCGCGCGAATGATGCAGGGTAGCCGGGTCTTTCGGGAGTTGAAGGCGAACAGTTGGGACCCGGAAGTCCGGATCGCCGAGTGCGACCGGGCCGGCGTCGATCTGCAAGTCCTCTCGACCATACCGGTGCTCTTCAGTTATGGTGCGCCGGCCCTTGCGGCGCTCGATCTGGCGCGACACTTGAACGATCACCTCGCAAGCGTCGTAGCCCGCTACCCCGACCGGTTCGTCGGACTCGGCACGGTGCCGCTTCAAGAGCCCGATCTGGCAATCGCCGAGATGGAGCGTTGCATTCGCGACCTTGGACTGGTGGGGATCGAGATTGGGAGCCATGTCAACGGCTGGAACCTCTCGGCACCGGAACTGTTCCCCTTCTTTGCGGCAGCCGAACGGCTCTCGGCGGCGCTTTTCGTCCACCCGTGGGATATGATGGGTCGGGAGCGCATGCCTGACTACTGGCTGCCGTGGCTGGTCGGGATGCCGGCCGAAGCGTCGCTCGCCATTTGTTCGCTCATCTTCGGCGGGGTGCTGGAGCGCCTGCCACGCCTGCGAGTTGCGGTCGCGCACGGGGGAGGCGCGTTTCCGTTCACCTTCGGTCGCATCGAGCGGGGTTGGGCGGTCCGTCCCGACCTGGTTGCAGTTGACAATCCGCGCTCGCCGCGGGACTACCTTGACCGGCTCTACTTCGATACCCTCGTCCACGACTCCCGGGCGCTCGAATACCTAATCGCCTTCGCCGGTGTCGAGCATCTGGCTCTGGGATCGGACTATCCTTTTCCGCTCGGTGAGTCCGAGCCGGGTGCACTTATCCGGTCGCTGGAGTCGCTGCC